The genome window ATAccccctttctttctccttttctacttcctccacctcctcttcctcctccctcctcttcttccacttCCTTCTTCCTTACCCCACTCCCCCTCAGCAGACGATAACCGTGGCGCAGTccggtgtaccatgtgttggtatgcaAACCCGATGGGTACCAATCCGGCCATGGAATGACACAAGTTCAGTACCCTAAGTTGCATTCCTTGCTGGCATACCCCCACttaattctttctcttttctccttcctcttcttatGTCATGCTTCAGCTCTGCTCCACCATGTCGGCGCCTCCTTCCAGTTGCCACTGTCACACTCCTACCCTCCTCCACTGCTTATCTGCGTAGCCATCTTTCTTCCACTTTATGGTACAACTCCtcttccacctctctctctcactctctctcaaaCACACACAGAACGACCAATGGTAGTACCCAGCACATACTGGCACTCGATACTAATCTAACAAAACTGGGGACCTTTTGCTCTACATTATCAAACAGTATGGAGTTTCTAAAATCCAAAATCCACAACCAGATATGAAACATTTTTAAATTACTTGTATCATCAAAGGACACAGATAGAATATACCTTTCGTAGAAGCAAGATAGTTAAGATTACTACAAAAATATTAGAATTTGTACATCTAATCGTAGATCTTATTTATTCTTTGACAAATTTTCTGTTATGAGAAAATGATAAAAACCAGTCCATTTTAAGAGTAACTTACTGTACCATGGAGTAACTTACTGTGTCAGAAGTGCTCCACAAACTGGTTAACAAGAAATCCTTTGGATGTACCCCAAGTAAAGATCAGCCAGTGCAATAGGAACATGTCTGAATCACTTGATCAACTGAACAACTCATAGGAGCTCTTTCTAtcaccatatatcatgaatgtcatTGACAAGTAGACACAAATTTGACAGATTTGATGCTTGAGGTTATTCAGCATCCTGCTCCACCTCCATCTTCCACGTATAAAATCTTAGTTCCATAGAATTTCAATAACTCGATTTTCCTACATGGCATGCTTTACTAGAGAGTTGACCGAATGACCAGCAGATTCTTTTCCATCGAAGAAAATCCAAGAGTCAATTGAAATTCTTAATTGTAACTTGAAAGATTCCTCAAGGGCTTCAATCGCCACAAGCACACTCATTCAGTTCAACCAAGCTATAGCCAGGTATCTTCGCCAATCCTCTTTGTCTAGCTGTAGTCCACACTTTTGCAGCTTCATTCCAGTTACCAGACTGAGCATATACATTTGACATGAGAGCATAAGTACCTGACACCTGGGGCTCTAGGTCTAGGAGTTCCTGCCCAATCAGTTCCCCTAGTTTTGTGTTCTTATGGACCTTGCAAGCAGCAAGTAGAGTGCACATTGCACTGGCCCTGTCTCTTAATGGAGAGCACTTCACCAAATTGTATGCTTCTTCAAGTTGACCTGCTCGACCAAGTAAATCAACCATGCAGTTGTAATGCTCTTCTTGTGGGGTAACCAAATAATCTGAATTCATGGAACTAAAGATGCGCCAACCCTCTTCAACCAGCCCAGCATGGCTGCAAGCTGAAAGCACAGAACTGAATGTCAACTCATCCGGCTTCAGATTTTCCCTTTGCATTTGACTAAACATCTCAAGCACTTGTGTACAGTAGCCATGAATGCCATATGCAGCAATCATCGTATTCCATGATGCCAGTTCAGGTCTTGTCATACCTTTAAATACAGCTTCTGCAACATCTACTCTTCCACACTTTGCATATGTAATTATCAGAGAATTCATGGTGGCAATATCTTCTACCAGACAAGTTCTGTAAATATACCCATGAATTTCTTGAACTGGTTCTGAACTACCCAGTTGAGCATGTGCCTTAAGTAGAGTTACAATGACAGGTGAATCAGGCTCTTCACCTGTTCTATGCATTTTCTGAAACATTGCAGTAGCTTCATCAGCAAGACCAATATTTACATAACCCATCATCATCACCGTCCATGAAACCAAGTCTTTATCTGTTATCAAATCGAAAATCATCTTCGCATTCTCAATTTGCCCACACTTTGCATACATGTGCATGATCAAATTGGAAACATCTAAATCTAATTCAAGTCCATATCTGATCACAATACCATGAACCCACCTGCCTTTTCTTGCATCTCCCACATCAGCAAATGCTGATAATAGACTCACCACTGTTGCAAAGTTTGGTCTTGCAGCTTCCCTAATCATATCGCTGAACATGTTAATAGCCTCTTCAACTAACCCATTGTGGAGATAACCAGAAATCATGACATTGTACACTATTGTATCTCTGCAGATCAGATGATCAAACAATATCCTTGCTCTTTTCATTTTATAGCACTTGGAGTACAGCTCAATGAGAGTGGTGGTCAGAACTTCATCAAGTTGAATATTTCTTCTCATTATGTAGGAATGAAGACTTGTGGTGTGCTGCACCAGATTCCAATTAGAACAAGCTGACAGCACATTTGCCAAGGTGATGGAATCTGGAAAAAGATTATTGTCTTGCATCATAAGACAGAAATATTTTAAAGCTTCAGAACTCTGCCCAAGTTGACTAAGCCTAGCTATCAGTGCATTCCATGACGCAACAGTCTTTTTCTTCGTTTGCCTAAGAACAGAAGCTGCTATGGAAATGGCACCACATTTAGCATACATATCCACGAGACTGGTCAGCAGGACCTCATCTGAGACACCAATCCCTCTCCTGAGGGCATAGCAATGGACTGAACGGCCCTGTTCAAGTTCTCGTAACTGCCCTGCTGCCTGAAGCAAGCTCACAAGGGTCACCCTGTTTGCATTTAGCCCTTCCCTGTGCATGAAAGAAACAATTTCAAATGCCCCCCATGCATTGAAATCAGTAAATTCTGCATATCCAGTAACCATTGCTGTATAAACAACAACATCCTTATCTATGATCTCTATAAATGCTCGTTCTGCATCCTTGGTACTtccaaatttgaagtataaagcaaTTAGTGAAGAACCAATAAACCTATCATCATTTAGACCAACCTTGACGGCATCTACATGGACAGATCTTCCGAACTCTATGTTCATGAGTTCCATACAACTCTTTAAACCAAAATTAATAGCTGAACTAGCAACATCAATTCCTTTATACTTTATATTTAAATACAACATAAGAACTTCCTCAAAATGGCCAGCTCTAAAGTAGCTAACAATAGCAGAATTCCAAAGAGCAATATTTTTGTTCACAGTCTTATGGAATACCCATCTAGATTCAGCTAAACCACCAAACTTAGCATAACAATTCAAGAGCTTGGATTGAAGATAACTGTTATCTACAAGTCCATGAGTGAAAATGCGAGCATGAATCTTTCTTAGCAATCTGATATCCGTGCATGCTTGCAGACAAGACACGAACCTCTCTGTGGCATAGAACTTGCGCAATGACAAATTTTCACTAGTACATCCACATAGTCTCCTTGAACAAGTCGCAATGGGTGAGAACTGGAGAATCTTTTTCAGTGGTAATCTGAACTCAATAGAAGAAGGCAGCATTTTGTTTTCTAATTTAAAATGGACCATTCTGATTTAAATTGAACTGGTTTATTTTCCTTCGAAAGCATTAAGTTGTTGCCATCAAACAACAAAGAGAATACCAAACGAATCTGATTGGAAAAGACTTATTTAGTAATGTAGAAAAGAAAAGCCCGATCTTTACGAACAGATCAAAACCAGAAGAAGAGAGAACAAAATTGAACCAATCAAAAGGTTTCCTTCATAAACATCTACATATACGTATAAAAGCAGAGAAATAGGAGACCTTTAAATTTGGAACACCAACGCTCCCTAATTATATATCTACCTTGGAAGAAATAAAAGGCAAAGACTGTGAAAATTTTACCATTAAATCGGATCGGAGGGTTTAGATAACCGTCAAATCATGATAATTAAAGGGGTGCCTCCATCCCATCGACTCCGTGAACCCTCTTGAGGTCATTGAATCCACCTCCGCCGCCGTCACCGTCGCGTGGCGGCGATGCCGGGACCCGGGTTGACAAGGAGAGGAGACGGAGCTACCCTCCGATCCATCTCGACGTTGAGGGCGTAGCGTAGGGGGTCGTACCTGAAAAAATCAGATGAGACCCCGCGCCGATGATTCACCCCGCTGCAGCGGGAGGAAAGCCCAGGCACTTCCCACGGTTATCCCGCAGCTCGTGAATCTTGGGCCAGATCCGCGAGGCCGACAGGATCAGCAGCCGAGCCGCTCGCTCGCCGTACGGGGTTCTCGCAGATCCCCGTCGTCGGGGGGTTCGCGCAGATCCCTGGGCGGAAGCAGTCGGTGGAGCAGTGGTGGTGGTGCTACGGGTGTTAGGGTTTAGGTTTTAAATGTGAATTTTGTTTTATAAATCGATTAAattgaaatattataatatttttatttatttttatcatcagctctaattcaataaaaaaaaatttactatcAAAAACCTCTTATTTTGTGTTTGAGAAAAAAGTGGTTTACATTATAATCAAATCGATATGCACAGGGTTACTCGAGATGCCTtcaagataaaattatttaattcctAAGGTACTAATAGAGGTTTCCTGATGTTCTAATGAAGACCGAAGTCAATAGAGATTTTCCGATCTGAACCCTCCGACACCCAAATTAATAACCCGAAATCTAAGAGTGTGAATGCGATTAGTTAAAAAAGGTTTAACCTAATTTCATTATGTTGAGAATGTTTTATATTTAGCCGTAGAGGGGGACTAATCTCTAACCACCCTGACGGTTTTCCTCTCGGCTTTTTATCCATATCGGCAACATGAGGGACAACCCAGAACCGCTTATCTTGTACTTGTTTTGACTCTTGTATATGCAGATAGACGGATGGAAGGTGACCTGAAttttttcctcccatcaaggactCCACATGATGGTTATGTTGAAGAAGCAAAGAGTGAAATGGTAGAAAAAAGCTCATTTCAATTAGTATCATAAGGTGCCTGTTTATATACAATGAAGGAGAGGATTTCCTCAATTGAGCAGCGAGATTTCCTCGTGTagatgaggaaatctcatctgctatgcagttgagaaaatctctttGTTATCATATGTGGCAGATGATGATTAACTGATAGTGTAGTCTTCATCATTTATTACCCTTCTCCAAGGCATACTTCGAGGCTCTTGCGAGAGAGGTTCGAAGTGCAACATTTAGTTCTTCCGACATAAGTACATTTGGGATTGCCTCCCCAGTATTGTTAGTGGCAATCCATTGCTAACTTGTCCCTCGTGGCATCGAAGGGCACATGTTGGTCAGGAAGAATCAGGTTTTTTGATCTCGGACGAAGACGGGGTCGGCCATCTCGACCTTAATGCCTTTTGCATATTTTTCCCTCTATTATGGTAAATTTCTTCTTATGTTGGTCAAGTTTTTCCAATGGCATATTTTGCATTATACCTCTACCATAACAAACTTCTTATGCGGATTGGATTTTTCTGACTCATGCGCTTCTGGTATATTTTGCCTTTTGCCTCTATCATAGTGGATTTTTTCTCATGCGGGTTAGGTTTTCTAACCACGAGCACATTTTGTTTTGTGCTTCGTTGTAGCAGATCTCTTCTCATGCAGGtcaggttttctcgactcatgtgtCATCATCGTGGTTCGAGTTAAAGTACTCCATCTCTTCctctttgaagataattttcgaGTTATTCTCCATCCATGGGCACTTTTCAATGGTAGCTCAAACGTAAGCTTTATGACCCAAGGACTTGTTTTCTTCCAAGGCGGATCCACCAACTATAACGTTAAATATGTCTCTTTATCAACCCTTGAGATCAGGTCGAAGCTTCCTGATACCTTCGGACAAACTACCCGAGATGTCTTGGACAAATGAGTTCTTTAATCCGTTCTTTCAAGTCACAATAATATTTTATGTCATTGCCATAATGTCGATAGAAGTAATAGTACTTGGATCTATCTTTCTTTACCGGCAGAGTCTTTATCGGTAGAAAACCTTTTAAGAGTCCCTTAtcttttatttataaaaggacTCTAGTTCTAGTTATATTCAAGGGGGTTAACTCAGACCCCGGGCGAGGCAACTCGAGTCATTTGCTTCTTCTTCGTCGTAGTGACCTTAGGGTCGAGGCAAATTAAAACTACTCATGTCTTGGTCTTTTGTGTGTCTCCTCATGTTTATCTTATACTATTACCTTAGCGATAATATATTGTTGGCCCTCTAGAATACCTTATGTACCGTCACTAGAGTCATCTCTACCAAAGATCAAAAAAAGCAAGAGGGCTTGAGTCCTATCATGAATGTATGTTTTATAAGTGATGAATGAGCATCTTGCATGTCTCGAATTTTATTTATGAACCAAGCAAAGCATTATCACTAATAGCCTCGGGTATATACTCTCGAGGAAGTAAAGCTCAAATTTCATAGCTAGCTGAGCAAAGGAATTGATAGAGAACGACTTCAAAAAGGTACTGTTCTTGTGTTTGGCCTCTTAATGTGGTAAAAAAAGCCTGGCATACTAGAGCATCTAAAGTGTCATACAATAACATTTGAGTGTAGAAAGCAACAATGTGCTCTAATGGGTTGGTAATACCATCAAGTGCCTCAAATGATAGGAGACGGAAGTTGGTCATAATCGACTCCTCTTTGATATATTTGGTGAATGACAATTGACCTGAGGTAGGGTTGGTTGGCCCTTCACATATGGATCATTGGAATTCTCATTTATCTCCTCCAAGCACTGATCTATTTATCGTAGTTGGATCATAAGAGAATCATTCGTTAAATATATTGACTAGGTATAGAATTCATGTAGAGTAGAGTTGTGGTGTCATGGTTCGTTGAACTCTACGATTAGAGAATGAGGTGCTTCCTTGATCGACGATTCAGTGGGCCTCGGTGCTCTTAAGATATTGGTATTGTATCGAGTAGGGGGACCCCAACGTACATCGATGCTTATGGTGGTTGAGTTACTGATTATGGTTGATATGACAACATTACTTGTTGGGCTAATTAGGGCAAGACTTGAGCAATCATGCACATTATTGTATGCATTTATTGGGTGAACATCTTAGTGGGGATGAGTTGTGACTTCGGGTCACCCTTGGGTCATTGAACATATACCAATATCGCATTGGTGTTTGCGCTAAGGTGGACACATCCACGTGTGAAAAGGTTGTCTACTATCCCCTTGAATGAAAGTACTATGGGTCGGGAGGAGGGCCTCCTCGTCGGGTGCTTGTTAAGAGGGTTAGTAGGTAGATATTCCTATaacatcgggccctccttctagcgtaaaaaatattatgaaaaaaagTTATTGACATCTTAGTCAGCTCGATGTTATCTTAACTCGTATACATAGAGTTGTTTAAGGTGGAAATGTCAAGCTATTGGAGTATCACTTGCATAAAAACCAAGGTCAAGAGATGTCTCTTGACCCGATCCATATGATGTCCAAGTTAGTAACCGGAGGTATGTAAATGTGGACATGAGTAGTCAAGTAAGCTTCATTAAAAGGGTATATTTGTCCCCTTTTATAATGTTCAAAATGAGTATTTATATATGGTcatagaagataaaaatgaaacttATGATTATTTTTCTAATCATTAAGGGTAAGAATAAAGTTATGATTGTCTTATTTGGAACTTCGTCCATGCAGGTAGATGAGCGGAGATATGACCTTTGTCTTCTCCTCTCTTTTTGCACATCATTTGATAATTACAATGATGATTAATCGATAGTGTATTCCCTATCATGGGGCAATGAACATGGTTAGATGACATCGAGCGATACTCAGTTGAGATAATACGGAATGAATGCTGATTAGTGATAGAAAGTATGAGTTAGGAGTGATGATTGACGATAATGAGTGCAGACAGGGAAGCATGGACAACAGTAGGATGTATAGGGCCGATCATAAGAATTAtggagaaaaaaagataaaattaaaactaataagattaaaaaataataaaatattattttattaattttttagaaaaaaatgaatagtaaaaaattatcaatagt of Musa acuminata AAA Group cultivar baxijiao chromosome BXJ1-7, Cavendish_Baxijiao_AAA, whole genome shotgun sequence contains these proteins:
- the LOC135679601 gene encoding pentatricopeptide repeat-containing protein At2g03380, mitochondrial-like, producing the protein MVHFKLENKMLPSSIEFRLPLKKILQFSPIATCSRRLCGCTSENLSLRKFYATERFVSCLQACTDIRLLRKIHARIFTHGLVDNSYLQSKLLNCYAKFGGLAESRWVFHKTVNKNIALWNSAIVSYFRAGHFEEVLMLYLNIKYKGIDVASSAINFGLKSCMELMNIEFGRSVHVDAVKVGLNDDRFIGSSLIALYFKFGSTKDAERAFIEIIDKDVVVYTAMVTGYAEFTDFNAWGAFEIVSFMHREGLNANRVTLVSLLQAAGQLRELEQGRSVHCYALRRGIGVSDEVLLTSLVDMYAKCGAISIAASVLRQTKKKTVASWNALIARLSQLGQSSEALKYFCLMMQDNNLFPDSITLANVLSACSNWNLVQHTTSLHSYIMRRNIQLDEVLTTTLIELYSKCYKMKRARILFDHLICRDTIVYNVMISGYLHNGLVEEAINMFSDMIREAARPNFATVVSLLSAFADVGDARKGRWVHGIVIRYGLELDLDVSNLIMHMYAKCGQIENAKMIFDLITDKDLVSWTVMMMGYVNIGLADEATAMFQKMHRTGEEPDSPVIVTLLKAHAQLGSSEPVQEIHGYIYRTCLVEDIATMNSLIITYAKCGRVDVAEAVFKGMTRPELASWNTMIAAYGIHGYCTQVLEMFSQMQRENLKPDELTFSSVLSACSHAGLVEEGWRIFSSMNSDYLVTPQEEHYNCMVDLLGRAGQLEEAYNLVKCSPLRDRASAMCTLLAACKVHKNTKLGELIGQELLDLEPQVSGTYALMSNVYAQSGNWNEAAKVWTTARQRGLAKIPGYSLVELNECACGD